A genomic segment from Actinomadura hallensis encodes:
- a CDS encoding cyclase family protein: MGVELLDLSVPITTGMPVYPGDPEVEAVPALTVAEAGVNVLRLHMGSQTGTHVDAPFHIDDSLPRLDELPLTRFTGPAAVMDARSLPPRTAIGPDLLPAGLGPGVVLLVATGWSRHWGSEEYLGHPYLAPETAEAIVGSGVRTVGIDALSVDPTPPPGSEEFSLAAHRVLCGAEAVIAENLTGLGRVAEAQRAGCAIEASLFPIPLAGADGAPARAVARVDDRAVLV; the protein is encoded by the coding sequence ATGGGCGTCGAGCTGCTGGACCTGTCGGTTCCGATCACCACGGGCATGCCCGTGTACCCGGGGGATCCCGAGGTGGAGGCGGTCCCCGCGCTGACCGTCGCCGAAGCCGGCGTGAACGTCCTGCGCCTCCACATGGGCTCGCAGACCGGCACCCACGTCGACGCCCCGTTCCACATCGACGACTCCCTCCCGCGCCTGGACGAGCTACCCCTGACCCGCTTCACCGGCCCGGCCGCCGTCATGGACGCGCGCAGCCTGCCGCCCCGCACCGCCATCGGCCCGGACCTGCTCCCGGCGGGGCTCGGGCCCGGCGTCGTCCTGCTCGTCGCGACGGGCTGGTCGCGGCACTGGGGGAGCGAGGAGTACCTGGGCCACCCCTATCTCGCCCCGGAGACGGCGGAGGCGATCGTCGGCTCCGGCGTCCGGACGGTCGGCATCGACGCCCTCAGCGTCGACCCGACCCCTCCGCCGGGCTCGGAGGAGTTCTCCCTGGCGGCCCACCGCGTCCTCTGCGGGGCCGAAGCGGTGATCGCCGAGAACCTCACCGGGCTCGGGCGGGTCGCCGAGGCGCAGCGGGCGGGCTGCGCGATCGAGGCGTCCCTCTTCCCGATCCCGCTCGCCGGGGCGGACGGCGCGCCCGCCCGCGCCGTCGCCCGGGTGGACGACCGCGCGGTCCTCGTCTGA
- a CDS encoding sensor histidine kinase, translated as MRKTLVLVSLAVTSMVALAFLIPLALTVREIARDRALTTAERQASALGPVLVVTEDPAALERAVASTAAGAAGRMTVHMPDGGLVPKDGHGDFSASAEQLAEAGRRGRSYTARVNGGYALLQPVSLDAGRTAVVEVYLPDEDLSRGVWQAWLVMTTVAAALVAGSVAVADRLGARMIRSTRRLAEAAGEFGAGKLSVRIEPEGPPELVEAGLAFNAMADHVVQLLSAEREMAADLSHRLRTPLAALRLNAEALGDGPVAKETREAVDRIEHEVDQIIRIARRPTGRGSCDAAQVLRERVAFWSVLAEDEGRSCELIGADAPAPLPLSGTELAAAVDALLGNIFRHTAEGTGFAVTLHQGQGVTGILVADAGPGISDPDAALKRGSSGGGSTGLGLDIARRAAESTGGYLRIHRSVLGGAQVQMWFRTKYLPPPRRSRRLVRRRR; from the coding sequence ATGAGGAAGACGCTCGTCCTGGTCTCCCTCGCGGTCACCTCGATGGTCGCGCTGGCGTTCCTGATCCCGCTGGCCCTGACCGTCCGCGAGATCGCCCGGGACCGCGCCCTCACCACCGCCGAGCGCCAGGCCAGCGCGCTCGGCCCCGTCCTCGTCGTCACCGAGGACCCCGCAGCCCTCGAACGCGCCGTCGCCAGCACCGCCGCGGGCGCCGCGGGCCGGATGACCGTGCACATGCCCGACGGCGGGCTCGTCCCGAAGGACGGCCACGGCGACTTCAGCGCCAGCGCCGAGCAGCTCGCCGAGGCCGGGCGCCGCGGACGCTCCTACACCGCCCGCGTCAACGGCGGCTACGCGCTGCTGCAGCCGGTGTCGCTGGACGCGGGCCGCACCGCCGTCGTCGAGGTCTACCTCCCCGACGAGGACCTGTCGCGCGGCGTGTGGCAGGCGTGGCTCGTCATGACGACCGTCGCCGCCGCGCTCGTCGCCGGGTCCGTCGCCGTCGCCGACCGGCTCGGCGCCCGCATGATCCGCTCCACCCGCCGGCTCGCCGAGGCCGCCGGCGAGTTCGGCGCGGGCAAGCTGTCGGTGCGCATCGAGCCGGAGGGGCCGCCCGAGCTGGTCGAGGCGGGGCTGGCGTTCAACGCGATGGCCGACCACGTCGTCCAGCTCCTGTCGGCCGAACGGGAGATGGCCGCCGACCTGTCGCACCGGCTCCGCACCCCGCTGGCCGCGCTCCGCCTCAACGCCGAGGCCCTCGGCGACGGGCCCGTCGCCAAGGAGACGCGCGAGGCCGTCGACCGCATCGAGCACGAGGTCGACCAGATCATCAGGATCGCCCGGCGCCCCACCGGCCGCGGCAGCTGCGACGCCGCCCAGGTGCTGCGCGAGCGGGTCGCGTTCTGGTCCGTCCTCGCCGAGGACGAGGGACGCTCCTGCGAGCTGATCGGCGCCGACGCCCCCGCCCCGCTGCCGCTGTCCGGCACCGAACTCGCCGCCGCCGTCGACGCGCTGCTCGGCAACATCTTCCGGCACACGGCCGAGGGCACCGGCTTCGCCGTCACCCTCCACCAGGGCCAGGGCGTGACCGGTATCCTCGTCGCCGACGCCGGGCCCGGCATCTCCGACCCGGACGCCGCGCTGAAACGCGGCAGCAGCGGCGGAGGCTCCACCGGCCTCGGCCTGGACATCGCCCGCCGAGCCGCCGAGTCCACGGGCGGCTACCTGCGCATCCACCGCAGCGTCCTCGGCGGCGCCCAGGTGCAGATGTGGTTCCGCACCAAGTACCTGCCGCCCCCGCGGCGCTCCCGCCGCCTCGTCCGCCGCCGCCGCTGA
- a CDS encoding alpha/beta hydrolase: protein MLTDAGKKAAAGTAAAALTLGAALAAAVPAPAAAAGRPGTGSAPGPARLDWKPCPSDDPHHGGRLKGLECASIRVPLDHDRPRGEQITLALSRARHTASRSQGVVLLNRGGPGANGRDLPALFKRSLPGTAAASYDWIGFDPRGVGASEPSLTCDPSYLYPGRARPDTVPADAAEELAWTARAKAFADDCARKHRRLLPHMGTADSARDLDEIRKALGEEKLNYFGYSYGTYLGAVYATAFPGRVRRMVLDSVARPSGVWYENNLDQNIAFEKRIGVYFQWIARHHRTYGLGKTRRAVAAAYAKARSALKAEPVDGRIGPAELDDLFLADGYGDHNWDAHARALAAYVVRRDPGPLRKAWTPPTPKRLNNYTMYTAVECRDAAWPRDWSRWHADAERLYRQGYRFETWSNTWYNAPCAFWAVPGGPRPEVGGSASLPPILLVHATEDAATPYAGALEVHRRFPSSRLLVQAGGGNHGVSLSGDRCVDEAVAAYFDSGEIPENRPGPDARCEAPPPPEPSGTAKPARGERRNAGHLAGHPGTR, encoded by the coding sequence GTGCTGACCGACGCTGGAAAGAAGGCCGCCGCCGGCACGGCCGCCGCCGCGCTCACCCTGGGGGCCGCCCTGGCCGCCGCAGTGCCCGCTCCCGCCGCCGCGGCGGGACGTCCCGGAACCGGCTCCGCCCCGGGGCCCGCGCGCCTCGACTGGAAGCCGTGCCCGTCCGACGATCCTCACCACGGCGGGCGCCTCAAGGGCCTGGAGTGCGCCTCCATCCGGGTGCCGCTCGACCATGACCGCCCGCGCGGCGAGCAGATCACGCTCGCGCTGAGCCGGGCCCGGCACACCGCGTCCCGGTCCCAGGGCGTCGTCCTGCTGAACCGCGGCGGGCCGGGCGCGAACGGACGCGACCTCCCGGCGCTGTTCAAGAGGTCGCTGCCGGGAACGGCCGCCGCGTCCTATGACTGGATCGGCTTCGACCCGCGCGGCGTCGGCGCCAGCGAACCCTCGCTGACCTGCGACCCGAGCTACCTGTACCCCGGCCGCGCGCGACCGGACACCGTCCCCGCCGACGCCGCGGAGGAGCTCGCCTGGACGGCCAGGGCCAAGGCGTTCGCCGACGACTGCGCCCGGAAGCACCGGAGGCTCCTCCCGCACATGGGGACGGCCGACTCGGCCCGCGACCTCGACGAGATCCGCAAGGCCCTCGGCGAGGAGAAGCTCAACTACTTCGGCTACTCCTACGGCACCTACCTCGGCGCGGTCTACGCGACGGCGTTCCCCGGCCGCGTGCGGCGCATGGTGCTCGACAGCGTCGCCCGCCCGAGCGGCGTCTGGTACGAGAACAACCTCGACCAGAACATCGCGTTCGAGAAGCGGATCGGCGTGTACTTCCAGTGGATCGCCCGCCACCACCGGACGTACGGGCTCGGGAAGACGCGCCGGGCGGTCGCGGCGGCCTACGCCAAGGCACGGAGCGCACTGAAGGCCGAACCCGTCGACGGGAGGATCGGCCCGGCCGAGCTGGACGACCTCTTCCTCGCCGACGGCTACGGCGACCACAACTGGGACGCGCACGCCCGCGCCCTCGCCGCCTACGTCGTCCGGCGGGACCCCGGCCCGCTGCGCAAGGCGTGGACGCCGCCCACGCCGAAGAGGCTGAACAACTACACGATGTACACCGCCGTCGAGTGCCGCGACGCGGCGTGGCCGCGCGACTGGAGCCGCTGGCACGCCGACGCCGAGCGGCTCTACCGGCAGGGGTACCGCTTCGAGACCTGGAGCAACACCTGGTACAACGCCCCGTGCGCGTTCTGGGCGGTGCCGGGCGGGCCGCGTCCCGAGGTGGGAGGCTCCGCGTCGCTCCCGCCGATCCTGCTCGTCCACGCCACCGAGGACGCCGCCACGCCGTACGCGGGGGCGCTGGAGGTGCACCGCAGGTTCCCCTCGTCCCGGCTGCTCGTGCAGGCCGGCGGCGGCAACCACGGTGTCTCGCTGTCGGGCGACCGCTGCGTGGACGAGGCCGTCGCCGCCTACTTCGACAGCGGCGAGATCCCCGAGAACCGGCCGGGCCCCGACGCGAGGTGCGAGGCCCCGCCGCCGCCCGAGCCGTCCGGGACCGCGAAGCCGGCCCGGGGCGAGCGGCGGAACGCCGGGCACCTCGCCGGCCACCCCGGCACCCGCTGA
- a CDS encoding DUF4870 domain-containing protein, whose protein sequence is MTDQPPPYPGPYGQAPWQPPYGQPPPGPPPGQPPHGHPPGGGHHDPRYGYGPPQAPAEDSTWAVFAYVGSALIGFLPALIIYLVKKNTSPLTRFHAAQSMNYQLTLLIHFVVVLALCVPPAIVFDNPVFLIALVIPYLELLIAGWVFLILGAVKAGKQQYYRFPTFFCFRMFR, encoded by the coding sequence GTGACCGACCAGCCCCCGCCGTATCCGGGCCCCTACGGGCAGGCGCCCTGGCAACCTCCCTACGGACAGCCGCCGCCCGGCCCGCCGCCCGGTCAGCCGCCCCACGGCCACCCGCCCGGCGGCGGCCACCACGACCCGCGCTACGGGTACGGGCCGCCCCAGGCTCCCGCCGAGGACTCGACCTGGGCGGTGTTCGCCTACGTCGGCAGCGCCCTGATCGGCTTCCTGCCCGCGCTGATCATCTACCTGGTGAAGAAGAACACCTCGCCGCTGACCCGCTTCCACGCGGCGCAGTCGATGAACTACCAGCTCACGCTGTTGATCCACTTCGTCGTGGTGCTCGCGCTCTGCGTCCCCCCGGCGATCGTGTTCGACAACCCCGTCTTCCTGATCGCCCTGGTGATCCCGTATCTGGAGCTGCTCATCGCGGGATGGGTGTTCCTCATCCTCGGCGCGGTCAAGGCGGGCAAGCAGCAGTACTACCGCTTCCCGACCTTCTTCTGCTTCCGCATGTTCCGCTGA
- a CDS encoding GNAT family N-acetyltransferase encodes MLGSMPVRVLDDRHRAEALAILDADPVANVFVASRVHTAGLDPRRLGAQMWGYLRDGRLTSLCYSGANLIPVAAGPEAVRAFAERARAQGRRCSSIVGPVDAVAELWEILSPYWGPPRAVRARQPVMATSTVPDVPADPAVRRVTMEEFDIVYPACVAMFTEEVGVSPHTGDGGVLYRARVAELIRDGRAFARIEDGRVLFKAEIGAVTPLACQVQGVWVPPDLRGEGRSVSGMSAVVREALRSVAPTVSLYVNDYNTRARAAYRRVGFTEVGTFMSVLF; translated from the coding sequence ATGCTCGGCTCGATGCCGGTGCGCGTGCTGGACGACCGGCACCGGGCGGAGGCTCTCGCGATCCTGGACGCCGACCCGGTCGCGAACGTGTTCGTGGCCTCCCGCGTGCACACCGCGGGGCTCGACCCGCGGCGTCTCGGCGCGCAGATGTGGGGGTACCTGCGCGACGGCAGGCTCACCTCGCTCTGCTACTCCGGCGCCAACCTCATCCCGGTGGCGGCGGGCCCGGAGGCGGTCCGCGCGTTCGCCGAGCGGGCGCGGGCCCAGGGGCGGCGCTGCTCGTCGATCGTCGGGCCGGTCGACGCCGTCGCCGAGCTCTGGGAGATCCTCTCGCCGTACTGGGGCCCGCCCAGGGCCGTCCGCGCGAGGCAGCCGGTGATGGCCACCTCCACGGTGCCCGACGTGCCGGCGGACCCGGCGGTCCGGCGGGTCACGATGGAGGAGTTCGACATCGTCTACCCGGCCTGTGTGGCGATGTTCACCGAAGAGGTGGGGGTCTCGCCGCACACCGGGGACGGGGGTGTGCTGTACCGCGCCCGCGTCGCCGAGCTGATCCGCGACGGCCGCGCGTTCGCCCGCATCGAGGACGGCCGGGTCCTGTTCAAGGCGGAGATCGGCGCCGTGACCCCGCTGGCCTGCCAGGTGCAGGGCGTGTGGGTGCCGCCGGACCTGAGGGGCGAGGGCCGGTCGGTGTCCGGGATGTCCGCGGTGGTGCGCGAGGCGCTGCGCAGCGTCGCCCCGACTGTCTCCCTGTACGTGAACGACTACAACACGCGAGCGCGGGCCGCCTACCGGCGTGTCGGCTTCACCGAAGTCGGTACGTTTATGTCTGTCCTGTTCTGA
- a CDS encoding HipA family kinase: MLPHVTAIRYVTPLREGGSLPGVVEADDLGTYVMKFHGAGQGRKALIAEVIAGELARRLGFRVPDQVIIDLDPAIGRHEPDPDVQDLLKASPGWNLGVDFLPGSLGFDPLGWRPDPGFASRVLWLDAFIGNVDRSWRNPNMLVWHGDVWLIDHGASLIFHHAWANAARLFSGPYDVDDHVLRPYATELADAEAELAPRITEELLREVTALVPDPWLENEAGFDGPQAVRDAYVGILLPRAANPRDWLPDTDVAGRRTDTAPLRGRNRPDWLGGAS; the protein is encoded by the coding sequence GTGTTGCCACATGTGACAGCCATCCGCTACGTGACGCCGCTGCGCGAGGGCGGGTCGCTGCCGGGCGTCGTGGAGGCCGACGACCTCGGCACCTACGTGATGAAGTTCCACGGCGCCGGGCAGGGCCGCAAGGCGCTGATCGCCGAAGTGATCGCGGGCGAGCTCGCCCGGCGCCTCGGGTTCCGGGTGCCCGACCAGGTGATCATCGACCTCGACCCGGCCATCGGGCGGCACGAGCCCGACCCCGACGTGCAGGACCTGCTGAAGGCCAGCCCCGGCTGGAACCTCGGCGTCGACTTCCTGCCCGGGTCGCTCGGGTTCGACCCGCTGGGCTGGCGTCCCGACCCGGGGTTCGCGTCGCGGGTGCTGTGGCTCGACGCCTTCATCGGCAACGTGGACCGGAGCTGGCGCAACCCGAACATGCTGGTGTGGCACGGGGACGTGTGGCTGATCGACCACGGCGCGAGCCTCATCTTCCACCACGCGTGGGCGAACGCGGCGCGGCTGTTCTCCGGGCCGTACGACGTGGACGACCACGTGCTGCGCCCGTACGCGACGGAGCTGGCGGACGCCGAGGCGGAGCTCGCCCCGCGGATCACCGAGGAGCTGCTGCGCGAGGTGACCGCCCTGGTGCCCGACCCCTGGCTGGAGAACGAGGCCGGGTTCGACGGCCCGCAGGCCGTGCGGGACGCCTACGTCGGCATCCTGCTGCCGCGCGCCGCCAACCCGCGCGACTGGCTGCCCGACACCGACGTGGCGGGCCGCCGCACCGACACGGCCCCGCTGCGCGGCCGGAACCGCCCGGACTGGCTCGGCGGCGCCTCATGA
- a CDS encoding helix-turn-helix domain-containing protein, whose translation MEFAGALRQAVQASGLTLERIRHRLCRRGLTVSVATLSYWQRGRSRPRSREVVVALEEILQVPPGTLTELLDYPAPTAPAVRSGPVAGPAGAAERLRRARELWPDPERYAWLVGQLDRSGDHRLERLSIHDVYRLDESGRSWTLSVRTVLRAAGDDIDRVVCVHQTGAADPPRNGAASSPPSGPAGAAEGEPDASGTPRSPGATQVHSAPQASGATQSPGAPDVRPAAGKAGLARVRYCRPGRVRAEGGLMAFELVFDRVLSAGDTAVVEYELGPVGQPACDSYDRRFPHPVHDYVAIVQFAGDRLPARCYGFTAESSQAPRRRLGELWIGTSGSANFAVGAVRRGIVGVEWEWH comes from the coding sequence GTGGAGTTCGCCGGGGCACTGCGGCAGGCCGTCCAGGCCAGCGGACTGACCCTTGAACGCATCCGGCACCGGCTCTGCCGGCGCGGCCTGACCGTCAGCGTGGCCACCCTCAGCTACTGGCAGCGGGGACGCAGCCGCCCCCGCTCGCGGGAGGTGGTCGTGGCGCTGGAGGAGATCCTCCAGGTCCCGCCGGGGACGCTGACCGAACTGCTCGACTACCCCGCCCCCACCGCTCCCGCCGTCCGTTCCGGGCCGGTGGCCGGGCCCGCCGGCGCCGCCGAGCGCCTCCGCCGGGCACGGGAGCTGTGGCCCGACCCGGAGCGGTACGCCTGGCTCGTGGGGCAGCTCGACCGGTCCGGCGACCACCGGCTCGAACGGCTCAGCATTCACGACGTCTACCGGCTGGACGAGTCCGGCCGCTCCTGGACGCTGTCGGTCCGCACCGTCCTGCGCGCGGCGGGCGACGACATCGACCGGGTCGTGTGCGTCCACCAGACGGGCGCCGCCGACCCTCCCCGCAACGGCGCCGCCTCCTCCCCGCCGTCCGGCCCCGCGGGCGCCGCGGAGGGCGAGCCGGACGCCTCCGGAACCCCTCGGTCTCCCGGCGCCACCCAGGTTCACAGCGCCCCTCAGGCTTCCGGCGCCACCCAGTCTCCCGGCGCCCCCGACGTCCGGCCCGCCGCCGGGAAGGCCGGTCTCGCCCGGGTGCGGTACTGCCGCCCCGGCCGGGTCCGCGCCGAGGGCGGCCTCATGGCGTTCGAGCTGGTCTTCGACCGCGTCCTGTCGGCGGGGGACACGGCCGTCGTCGAGTACGAGCTGGGCCCCGTCGGGCAGCCCGCCTGCGACAGTTACGACCGGCGGTTCCCCCACCCCGTCCACGACTACGTGGCGATCGTGCAGTTCGCCGGAGACCGGCTTCCGGCGCGCTGCTACGGGTTCACCGCCGAGAGCTCGCAGGCGCCGCGGCGGCGGCTGGGCGAGCTGTGGATCGGCACCTCGGGCAGTGCGAACTTCGCGGTCGGGGCCGTGCGGCGCGGCATCGTCGGCGTCGAGTGGGAGTGGCACTGA
- a CDS encoding response regulator transcription factor, with product MASVLVVEDDANVRTALIRELTVRSHVVRSVGTAMDALREVTQAPPDVVVLDLGLPDLDGAEVLKMLRGISDVPVIIATARDDEPEIVRLLNAGADDYLIKPFSIEHLSARLAAVLRRSARSGPTAELTVGGLHIDLDRREAALDGKPLELTRREFDLLAYLAARPGRVVARRELLAEVWRQAYGDDQTIDVHLSWLRRKLGETAANPRYLHTVRGVGVRLAEPDPRS from the coding sequence ATGGCGAGTGTTCTGGTGGTCGAGGATGACGCGAATGTCCGGACCGCCCTGATTCGGGAACTGACCGTGCGGTCGCACGTCGTACGCAGCGTCGGCACCGCGATGGACGCGCTGCGGGAGGTCACGCAGGCGCCCCCCGACGTCGTCGTTCTCGATCTGGGGCTGCCCGACCTCGACGGCGCGGAAGTGCTGAAGATGCTGCGCGGAATCTCCGACGTCCCCGTCATCATCGCGACGGCGCGCGACGACGAGCCCGAGATCGTCCGGCTGCTGAACGCGGGCGCGGACGACTACCTCATAAAACCGTTCTCCATCGAGCACCTCAGCGCCCGGCTCGCGGCCGTCCTGCGCCGGTCCGCGCGGTCCGGGCCGACCGCCGAGCTGACCGTCGGCGGCCTCCACATCGACCTCGACCGCCGGGAGGCCGCGCTGGACGGCAAGCCCCTCGAACTGACCCGCCGCGAGTTCGACCTCCTCGCCTACCTCGCCGCCCGCCCCGGCCGCGTCGTGGCGCGCCGCGAACTCCTCGCGGAGGTGTGGCGGCAGGCGTACGGCGACGACCAGACCATCGACGTCCACCTGTCCTGGCTGCGCCGCAAGCTCGGCGAGACCGCCGCCAACCCCCGCTACCTGCACACGGTGCGGGGCGTCGGGGTCCGGCTGGCCGAGCCCGACCCGCGGTCATGA
- a CDS encoding DUF3037 domain-containing protein, giving the protein MSNIRSPEEPTVFEYAALRVVPRVERGEVMNVGVVVYCRALDYLGCRTHVDERRLLALDPSLDLEGVRAALKAVGAVCDGGERAGQAAEEPPGARFRWLTAPRSTIVQPGPVHAGLTRDPEAELHRLLELLVK; this is encoded by the coding sequence ATGAGCAACATCAGGTCGCCGGAGGAGCCGACGGTGTTCGAGTACGCGGCGCTGCGCGTCGTCCCCCGCGTCGAGCGGGGCGAGGTCATGAACGTCGGCGTGGTGGTGTACTGCCGGGCGCTCGACTACCTCGGATGCCGCACCCACGTGGACGAGCGGCGGCTGCTCGCCCTGGACCCGTCGCTGGACCTGGAGGGCGTGCGGGCGGCGCTCAAGGCCGTCGGCGCCGTCTGCGACGGCGGCGAGCGCGCCGGGCAGGCCGCGGAGGAGCCGCCCGGCGCGCGCTTCCGGTGGCTGACCGCGCCGCGCAGCACGATCGTCCAGCCGGGCCCCGTCCACGCCGGCCTCACCCGCGACCCGGAGGCCGAGCTGCACCGGCTCCTGGAGCTGCTGGTCAAATAG
- a CDS encoding PaaI family thioesterase — protein sequence MSAMPMERHELDDEEAAALEVLAARIRELCEAAVVTGTGAGEAAAVAAEVEALTARLAGRRHPAPPYAVSGNGVMDRATANPVTGALNPLAPPVRLTTGPDGVVRGEYTLGHLYEGPPTYVHGGVSAMVLDQALGMAAVVNGTPGMTATLDMRYRRPTPLGVPLSVEAKANRVDGRKVYASGTITGRDGRVTVEASAMFIMPTHFVPAGN from the coding sequence ATGAGCGCGATGCCGATGGAACGGCATGAGCTGGACGACGAGGAGGCGGCGGCACTGGAGGTCCTCGCCGCGAGGATCCGCGAACTGTGCGAGGCGGCCGTCGTCACGGGGACCGGCGCCGGCGAGGCCGCCGCGGTGGCGGCCGAGGTCGAGGCGCTGACCGCCCGGCTGGCGGGGCGGCGTCACCCCGCGCCGCCGTACGCCGTCTCCGGGAACGGCGTCATGGACCGTGCCACGGCCAACCCCGTCACCGGGGCGCTCAACCCGCTCGCGCCGCCGGTGCGGCTGACGACCGGCCCGGACGGCGTCGTCCGCGGCGAGTACACCCTCGGCCACCTGTACGAGGGCCCGCCGACCTACGTGCACGGCGGCGTCTCCGCGATGGTGCTCGACCAGGCCCTCGGCATGGCCGCGGTCGTCAACGGGACGCCCGGCATGACCGCGACGCTGGACATGCGCTACCGGCGTCCCACCCCGCTCGGCGTCCCGCTGTCGGTCGAGGCCAAGGCGAACCGGGTGGACGGCCGCAAGGTCTACGCGTCCGGGACGATCACCGGCCGGGACGGCCGCGTCACCGTGGAGGCCAGCGCGATGTTCATCATGCCGACGCACTTCGTCCCGGCGGGGAACTGA
- a CDS encoding SH3 domain-containing protein has product MHVGVKIGIGLAAAALAGGAVSGGAVASASQPPPVPGLQQQGIADPRPWQEEGHGPGAIHVGPAGAAKAMSRLQQRGLQRARWCHGTVLPLNGLNVRSGPGTGYPVVGALPRGAHVTTNWDSIQRWNGYLWVRLRNSNYWIADYKIGHGNGKWYVRYSNC; this is encoded by the coding sequence ATGCATGTAGGGGTAAAGATCGGCATCGGCCTCGCGGCCGCGGCTCTGGCCGGTGGCGCGGTCAGCGGTGGTGCGGTCGCCTCCGCCTCGCAGCCGCCGCCCGTCCCGGGGCTGCAGCAGCAGGGCATCGCCGATCCTCGGCCTTGGCAGGAGGAAGGGCACGGACCCGGAGCCATCCACGTCGGCCCGGCGGGCGCCGCCAAGGCGATGAGCCGACTGCAGCAGCGCGGCCTTCAGCGCGCCCGCTGGTGCCACGGGACGGTCCTCCCGCTGAACGGGCTCAACGTCCGGTCGGGGCCGGGAACGGGCTACCCGGTGGTCGGGGCCCTGCCCCGCGGTGCTCACGTCACGACGAACTGGGACAGCATCCAGCGCTGGAACGGGTACCTGTGGGTGCGGCTCCGGAACAGCAACTACTGGATCGCCGACTACAAGATCGGCCACGGCAACGGCAAGTGGTACGTCAGGTACAGCAACTGCTGA